The Oryzias melastigma strain HK-1 unplaced genomic scaffold, ASM292280v2 sc03493, whole genome shotgun sequence genome contains the following window.
AGAGGCtccagagtggagcagagacTTCCTCTGTGAAGGTCATGAGTCTGCTCTACTGAAATGCAGAAGTTCACAGCTCACAAGATGGACCTGTCCTTCTGGTAAAGCTGTGGAGATCACCTGTTCAGGTAGATCTGCAGGTttagtttctgtatttttattttattaaatttttttgttcagtgttttttttaggtctcTCCTCTTATTTTACTCTTGCTTGTTCAGATCCTGATCAGGTGATGTTGGTAGGAGGAGCCAGTAGTTGCTATGGTGAACTTCATTTGAAGCACCACAAAGAATGGAGACCTGTTCAGTTACTTTATGGATGGACCCACGAGTCATTTCAGGTTGTTTGTCATCAGCTGAACTGTGGTTCATTTGTTTCTATAACATATGAACGAGATGTAGGAGAAAAACCTGTGTGGTGGATCGAACCAGACTGCATGAAGAATATGTCTTTGTGGAGGGAATGTGTGGACACATACGATTCTTCAAGCTTTGTCGAGACAAACATCACCTGCTCAGGTAACAACTGTTTTCTCTTCAGTGTTTAACTGTTTAGAAGAACAACatctccacacagaaacaccatgaGGTGTTAGCAAAAGACttcagaagacatttttaaaaccttgatCTTGATCTTCTTCTCTGGATCCACAGAATCCATCAGGCTGGTGAACGGAGACAATCAGTGTTCAGGCAGGCTGGAGGTGAAGTCTAACACCTCCTGGTCCATAGTGTGTGAAGATGACTTTGACCAGCAGGATGCAGAGGTGGTCTGTAGGGAGCTGGGATGTGGGCCTCCTTCAGTCCTCCAGGGGGCGCTCTATGGAGAAACAGAGGCtccagagtggagcagagagttcCTCTGTGAAGGTCATGAGTCTGCTTTACTCCACTGTAAAAGTAGCAGTTCATCTCAGAAGTTCTGTTCTTCTGGTAAAGCTGTTGAGCTCACCTGTTCAGGTAGAGGAGAAGCTTTAGTTTTAGTGCTGT
Protein-coding sequences here:
- the LOC112139562 gene encoding scavenger receptor cysteine-rich type 1 protein M130-like, which translates into the protein MKNMSLWRECVDTYDSSSFVETNITCSESIRLVNGDNQCSGRLEVKSNTSWSIVCEDDFDQQDAEVVCRELGCGPPSVLQGALYGETEAPEWSREFLCEGHESALLHCKSSSSSQKFCSSGKAVELTCSVSFRLVGTTSRCA